The Metallosphaera hakonensis JCM 8857 = DSM 7519 genome includes the window TGCTAAGCGTGATTTGAATCACATATATAATTGAAAACACGGCAGGAAACCCTCTTCATCCCATCCCATCGCGGGGGAGTCTGGGGCCAGATACCCTTAACTACTTGAGCTCCAGTTAAAGTTATAAAGTTATCCAGCCTGTATGGATAGGCTAACCAGCAATGGATAAAAGGTTTTACCTAGCGGTCCTCATTGGTTGGAATGGATCTGTCATAAGGACCTTTCTAGAGGAGTCATCCAAACTAGGGGTCAACCTCTTTATAAAGTATCCAAGACTCGACCCCATAGATGACAAGTTCATTACATCTCTGGAGCAGGCTAACGTGGTCTTTATTCATCATTTCTCGAGCGAACAGCTTTATCAAGAAATAATGGAAAAGATATCCCCTATTCTTACGAAAAAGGAAATTGTAGTGGTGGTAGATCCGGCTCTCAGCAACTATAACAAGGTCCCAGAGAACGTGTTGAGAAGGGTTTCCGCCTACTATTCTTATGGTGGAGGAAGAAATATCAGGAATCTCATTCTATATCTTCTTAGCCTAAAATACAAGGAAATAAAGTCGGAAGATCCTGTTCCCCTCCCGTTTTCGGGGATATATCATCCTAACTTTACCGAGGCAATATTGAACATTGACGACTACTTATCTAAGGTTAAGGATTCAGGGAGGAGAGTAGGCATTCTCTTCTATAGAACTGCGTGGGCAGATAGGGATTTGCAAGTTATTGATTCCCTAGTTCAGAAATTAGAGGCGAAAGGTCTCACTCCAATTCCGGTTTTCGTTCAAGGTTTCGGTAACAAGGAGAAAGGAATTGAGGGAAACGACGAAGTAATGAGGAAATATTTCATGAAGGATGGTAAACCAATAGTGGATGCAGTAATCAGTTTATTGTCATTTTCACTTATAAAGAACTGGGATACATCGGTTCTTCGTGATCTCAATGTTCCAATATTTCAGGGTTTAATAGATTATTATAAGACAGAGAAGGAGTGGCTTTCCTCGAAGGGCCTTGATCCAATAGGAGTCATGATGAGCGTCATGATGCCTGAACTCAATGGTACCATTGAACCCATCGTCATCGGAACAGTGAAAAAGATACAGGAGAAGAATATTACATATAGGGTTCTCAGCCCCGTAGAGTCGCAGGTAGATTACCTAGTCAGTAGGATTAAGAACTGGATTGAACTTAGGCACAAGCCTAACTCTGCGAAAAAAATTGCAATTATCCTACACAGTGCCTCAGCATATAAAGACTTAGAGGCTAACATAGGTACAGCTACTGGTCTAGATACTTTACAAACCACGGTGGAAATTCTTCACCTCTTGAAGAAAAACGGCTACTTCGTTCAGGACGTGCCTGAATCTGGAGAGGACTTGGTGAAAAGGATAATTTCCAGGAGAGCCTTTCCCGAGACAAGATGGAATTCTCTAGAAGACATAATTGGAACAGGGATGATAGGTGAAGTAAAGTTGGAAAATTACTTGTCATTTTTCAATAGTCTACCACAAGAGGCTCAGAAGAAGGTTAACGAGATGTGGGGCTCGCCAAGGAAAGGGCAGAGAGACTATATGTTTGATGGAGAGAAATTCGTTATTCCAGGTCTAATATTTGGGAACGTATTCGTCGGGGTACAGCCTAAGAGGGTTACTTGGCAAGACGAAGAAAACGCAATTCGGTTAGTTCACAACTCTGACCTCCCCGTCCCTCACTATTGGCTAGCGTTTTACAGATGGGTGACCTCCGAGTTTAATGCTGACGTTATAATCCATGTAGGTACCCATGGGACCTTGGAGTTCACGCCTGGAAAAGGAGTTGGACTTTCCCAAGCATGTTTTCCGCAGATATCAGTTGGGGATAAGCCTCACGTTTACGTTTATGCAATGAATGTGCCAGGAGAAGGGATAACGGCCAAGAGAAGGAGTTACGCGGTTTTGATCGATCATTTATCACCTCCTACTCTCTTTGACGAGATTCCAGAGGAGGCTAGAGCGTTAGAGGATATGATAGAAGAATATGAGGAGGCTGAGAGGGCTGATAACGAGGCAAGAGAGAAACTAGTTCTTAATAGAATAAAAGATACAGCTCAAAAAATAGGTCTCACCATCGATTTCA containing:
- a CDS encoding cobaltochelatase subunit CobN, whose protein sequence is MDKRFYLAVLIGWNGSVIRTFLEESSKLGVNLFIKYPRLDPIDDKFITSLEQANVVFIHHFSSEQLYQEIMEKISPILTKKEIVVVVDPALSNYNKVPENVLRRVSAYYSYGGGRNIRNLILYLLSLKYKEIKSEDPVPLPFSGIYHPNFTEAILNIDDYLSKVKDSGRRVGILFYRTAWADRDLQVIDSLVQKLEAKGLTPIPVFVQGFGNKEKGIEGNDEVMRKYFMKDGKPIVDAVISLLSFSLIKNWDTSVLRDLNVPIFQGLIDYYKTEKEWLSSKGLDPIGVMMSVMMPELNGTIEPIVIGTVKKIQEKNITYRVLSPVESQVDYLVSRIKNWIELRHKPNSAKKIAIILHSASAYKDLEANIGTATGLDTLQTTVEILHLLKKNGYFVQDVPESGEDLVKRIISRRAFPETRWNSLEDIIGTGMIGEVKLENYLSFFNSLPQEAQKKVNEMWGSPRKGQRDYMFDGEKFVIPGLIFGNVFVGVQPKRVTWQDEENAIRLVHNSDLPVPHYWLAFYRWVTSEFNADVIIHVGTHGTLEFTPGKGVGLSQACFPQISVGDKPHVYVYAMNVPGEGITAKRRSYAVLIDHLSPPTLFDEIPEEARALEDMIEEYEEAERADNEAREKLVLNRIKDTAQKIGLTIDFTDPDKATHEIEHRLNIFKDSTISKGLHVLGDVPSEEDLAEYVITATRFEDDSLVKKFGKQKAKEMVMEGLYGQARLPEMERQVLIKILESVSMEKDSLVGSLNGGFVEPGPSGSITRGRYDVLPTGRNFYAVDLWKIPTQSAWQMGSLLAEKLIESYHKKTGRYPKAIGFILWSTDVFRADGELVAQILRTIGVTPVWNQITKRVQGVKPIPLDELQRPRIDVVVNVSGIVRDNLMNVIELLDDAIEEVGRLNEPESLNYVRANSLKDHIFSAKPGAYGSGVSHAIEASTWNQETELGDVYLNWLGYAYGRNKNGIRAVESLRRAAETVEMIVHKREIDEIDILDDSCNYSYVGGFYLACKKLGRDPELMYEDTSNPNRPQLRLFREEIERVSIGKLLNNTWLNSQMKFGYRGATEILKKVEHLYGWAATTKLVNDQIFNNVASKVVLDPKMRNWFSDVNPYALEEITRRLIEAKNRGIWRPSKEIDEKLMEVYSQIEGELE